A DNA window from Arachis duranensis cultivar V14167 chromosome 3, aradu.V14167.gnm2.J7QH, whole genome shotgun sequence contains the following coding sequences:
- the LOC107478807 gene encoding zinc finger BED domain-containing protein RICESLEEPER 2-like produces MSETSEKSGSNEPVSPDTAAELSSSTIWDHFTALQGTENKAKCDYCGCVVKYEDETSAMRSHLNRCDANTSIDGNKIQKTISSMSDSEEEGYEDGLGSSEDTFKFDQEASQRALTKMFVIDELPFYLVKSERFKNFLRSIQPLFEIPSHVALIQDVVTLYREEIIKLKEYFSIHSQRVCLITEPWTSSHGLNFMKVTAQFIDNDWRLQKKVLNFCQITGYSEDEMNECIEVCLGNWKLNEVFSLTGDIASSDDPSTQDLEKRISSWDSIFLKGGYIHVQCCVHIVSLIVKEALKEIHDSIVRIRGAAMYIRSSPSRTVKFRKCVEHEKIHYKGLIQLDVETEWNSTYIMLEGAVNYQKAFELYKQRDLNYVDELSSESGKGIPSEDDWKSAQSMLPVLKFFYDCILRIFGTSCITSDIYMKEVFAIGRKIHHYHEHDDASISRMASRMKNIYDKYWGNSNAINMLLIAVVLDPRLKLGYVNWNLDYFFGSEKGSELKTKLLSCLGSLYRYYQVTHKGSQDDQQHAQIDEDDDLYGMRLYLQSTGNKSHVKSELDRYLEEECEPLNKQAEFDLLNWWKSKSSRFPILGSMAQEVLAIPISAITSEFAFSAKGRVIDLYRSCLPPKFLEMLVCTKSWLEGPSSLSAEIIFLEDDNEDDEIFSEDDNEDYNDDS; encoded by the coding sequence ATGTCAGAGACATCCGAGAAATCAGGTTCTAATGAACCAGTTTCCCCTGACACTGCTGCTGAATTATCATCATCAACGATTTGGGACCATTTTACTGCATTGCAAGGCACCGAGAATAAGGCTAAATGCGACTATTGTGGTTGTGTGGTCAAATATGAAGATGAAACAAGTGCTATGCGTTCACATTTGAATAGATGTGATGCTAACACAAGCATTGATGggaataaaatacaaaaaacaaTTTCTTCCATGTCAGATAGTGAAGAGGAGGGGTATGAAGATGGTCTTGGATCTTCCGAAGATACCTTCAAATTTGACCAAGAAGCATCTCAAAGGGCACTTACGAAGATGTTTGTAATAGATGAGCTACCATTTTATCTTGTGAAGTCTGAAcgctttaaaaattttctacGTTCCATACAACCCCTGTTTGAGATCCCCTCACATGTTGCATTAATACAAGATGTTGTTACACTTTATCgtgaagaaataataaaattgaaagaataTTTTTCTATTCATTCTCAAAGAGTTTGCCTTATCACTGAACCTTGGACGTCAAGTCATGGattaaattttatgaaagtGACTGCACAATTCATTGATAATGACTGGAGGCTGCAAAAGAAAGTATTGAATTTTTGCCAAATCACTGGCTATTCAGAAGACGAAATGAATGAGTGCATTGAAGTTTGCTTAGGTAATTGGAAGTTGAATGAGGTTTTTAGTTTAACAGGTGATATCGCATCGTCGGATGATCCAAGTACTCAAGATCTGGAAAAGAGAATAAGCTCTTGGGATAGCATATTCTTGAAGGGTGGGTATATTCATGTGCAATGTTGTGTGCATATTGTCAGCCTGATTGTGAAGGAAGCATTGAAAGAAATTCATGACTCTATTGTAAGAATTCGTGGTGCAGCCATGTATATCAGATCTAGTCCTTCAAGAACAGTAAAATTTAGAAAGTGTGTTGAACATGAGAAGATTCATTATAAAGGTCTTATTCAGCTAGATGTTGAAACTGAGTGGAATTCAACCTATATTATGTTAGAGGGTGCTGTGAATTATCAAAAGGCATTTGAATTATATAAGCAGCGAGACCTTAACTATGTTGATGAGTTAAGTAGTGAAAGTGGGAAAGGCATACCTTCAGAAGACGATTGGAAATCTGCTCAATCAATGCTACCAGTTCTAAAATTCTTTTATGATTGTATTTTGCGAATTTTTGGTACCTCTTGCATTACTAGTGATATATACATGAAGGAAGTATTTGCTATTGGAAGGAAGATCCATCATTATCATGAACATGATGATGCTAGTATAAGTAGAATGGCTAGTAGGATGAAGAATATATATGACAAATACTGGGGGAATTCTAATGCAATTAACATGTTATTGATTGCTGTCGTGCTAGATCCCAGATTGAAGTTGGGTTATGTCAATTGGAATCTTGATTACTTCTTTGGCTCTGAAAAAGGAAGTGAGTTGAAAACGAAGTTGCTTTCCTGTCTTGGTTCACTTTATCGTTATTATCAAGTTACACACAAAGGGTCTCAAGATGATCAACAACATGCACaaattgatgaagatgatgatctCTATGGTATGCGTTTATATCTGCAATCAACTGGCAATAAATCACATGTTAAATCTGAGCTTGATAGGTATTTGGAAGAAGAATGTGAGCCCTTGAATAAACAAGCAGAGTTTGATCTATTGAATTGGTGGAAGAGCAAGTCGAGCCGATTTCCCATCCTTGGAAGCATGGCTCAAGAGGTGTTGGCCATTCCTATTTCTGCGATAACCTCAGAGTTTGCATTTAGTGCCAAAGGAAGGGTTATAGATCTCTATAGAAGTTGCTTACCACCCAAATTTCTGGAGATGCTTGTTTGTACAAAGAGTTGGTTAGAAGGACCTAGCTCATTATCTGCAGAGATTATCTTTTTGGAGGATGACAATGAGGATGATGAGATCTTTTCGgaagatgataatgaggattaCAATGATGATTCCTAG